The sequence AGTGGCGGCCCCGGCCGACGAAGCTGTGCGGCTGGTGCGATCACCAGGCGCACTGTCCGGAGTTCGGCGGCACTCCCCCGCCGTATCCGCTGCCGGTGCGGGCGCCCGAGTCGGACGCCAGGTGAGCCCAGGGCGAATCAACGCAGACGCGCAGGGCAGAATGGGGCCGGACTAGCGAAGGAGTGTCACGTGGCCATCCGCGTCCTACTGGTCGACGACCAGCCGTTGCTGCGTACGGGTTTCCGGATGATCCTGGAGGCCGAGCAGGATCTCGCGGTCGTGGGTGAGGCCGGTGACGGCTTGCAGGCCCTCGATCAGGTGCGGGCCCTGCAGCCCGATGTCGTACTGATGGACATCCGGATGCCTCGGATGGACGGGGTGGAGGCGACACGGCAGATCACGGGGCCGGGGCGGGACGGTCCGGCGAAGGTGCTGGTGCTGACCACGTTCGACCTGGACGAGTACGTGGTGGAGGCGCTGCGGGCCGGGGCGAGCGGGTTCCTGCTGAAGGACGCGCCCGCGCATGAGCTGGTGCAGGCCATCAGGGTCGTCGCGGCCGGTGAGGCGATGCTGGCGCCGAGCATCACGCGTCGGCTGCTGGACAAGTACGCCACGCATCTGCCCTCCGGCGAGGAGCCGGTGCCGGACACTCTGCACACGCTCACCGACCGTGAGGTGGAGGTGCTGAAGCTGGTGTCGCGCGGGTTGTCGAACGCGGAGATCGCCGCCGATCTGTTCGTCAGCGAGACCACCGTGAAGACGCATGTGGGGCACGTCCTGACCAAGCTGGGTCTGCGGGACCGGGTGCAGGCCGCGGTGTACGCGTACGAGAGCGGGCTGGTGCGTCCGGGCGCGCAGTAGGCCGGTACGACGCCGAGGGCGCCCCTCCCGGGTGGGAGGGGCGCCCTCGGCGTCTGCGGGGCGGGTGTCAGCTCTTGCTCAGTTCCCAGAAGCGGAACACCGTCGAGGCGTCCAGGCAGTACTCCAGGCCGTAGACACCGTCGCGGGCGACCGCGTACTGCTTGGCCTGCCAGATCGGCAGGACGGGCAGTTCGTCGGCGACGATGTTCTGCAGCTTGCCGAAGTCCTGGTCGGTGGCGGCGCGGTCGCTCTGCGCGGCCGTGTGCGGGATGAGGGTGCCGGTGATGGTGTTGTTGCCGTAGTGGTTGCCGAGCACGTTGTCCTTGCCGAAGAAGGGTGCCGTGAAGTTGTCGGCGTCCGGGTAGTCGGGCACCCAGCCCTTCACGTACACGCCGTAGCGGCCCTTGGCGATGTCCTTCTCGTACTGGTCGAAGGGGACGGACTTGACGTCGGCCTGGAAGAGCCCGCTGGCGTTGAGCTGGCCGGCGATGGCCTTCAGCTCCTCGTCGGTGGCGGGGCCGTAGCGCGAGGGCGTGGACCAGAGGGTGAGCCTGACCTTGCCGGTGATGCCGGCGGCGCGCAGCGCGGCGGCGGCCTTGTCCTTGGAGGGGCGGGCGCCGTAGGTGTCGAAGAAGGCCGTGTTGTGCCCGGCGATGCCCGCCGGGATGATCGAGTACAGCGGGGTGGCGGTGCCCTGGTAGACGTTCTTGACGAGGGCGTCGCGGTCGACGAGGTAGGCCATGGCCTTGCGGACGCCGAGCTTGCCGGCGACCGGGTCCTTCATGTTGAAGACCAGGTGCTGGACCTCGGCGCTGGTGCCCTCGACGACGTCGACGCCCTTGCTGTCGTCCTGGCGGTCGAGGCCGGCGATGTCGCTGGCGGTCAGGCCTCGGTAGGCGAGGTCGATGTCGCCGTCTTCGAGGGCCTTCTTCAGGGCGGTGCGGTCGCCGTGGAAGAACTTCAGGGTCACGCCGGAGTTCTTGGCCTCGACGGTGCCCTTGTAGTCGGAGTTGACGGAGAAGACCGCCTGGTCCTTGTCGAAGGAGTCCAGTTTGTAGGGCCCGGAGCCGACGGCCTTGTCGTCGGTGCGCAGGCCGTTCGCGTCGTACTGCCGGTGGTCGACGATGGAGCCGGCACCGGAGGCGATCTTGCTGGGGAAGGTGGCGTCGGGGACCTTGAGCTTGAAGACGACGGTCTTCGTGTCCGGGGTCTCGACCTTGTCCAGCGTGGGGAACATGATCGCCGGGCCGGCGGGGTCGTTGATCTTCAGCATGCGGTCGAAGGAGAACTTCACGTCCTCGGCGGTGAGGCCGTCGCCGTTGCTGAACTTCAGGCCGGGCTTGAGTTCGCACCGGTAGACCATGGCCTGGTCGTCGCTGAAGGAGCAGTCCTTCGCCGCCTCCGGCTGGGGCTCGGTGGCACCCTTGGGGAAGCTGAGCAGCGACTGGAAGACGTTGTTGAACAACAGCCAGGAGCCCGGGTCGTAGCCGGAGGCGGGGTCCGTGGCGAGGACGTCGTCGGACATCCCCATCACCACGGAGGAGCCGGTGCCCCCGGACGTCCCGTTCTGCGAGCCGCAGCCGGTCAACAGGCCGGAGGCCAGCCCCGCCACGATGGGCAGGACTGGCCACTGGTTGCGCATGTTCACTGCATGTGCCTTGTCGTCGTTTCGTCGATCCGGAGCCCCCGTTCCGTGCCCCGGACATGAGGGGTGTCTCCTGGATCCTGTCGACGGCGCGCAGGACACCCCCTTGGGAGAGAGGTCAGCCGCTCACACCGCGGCCGAGCTCCCACAGCTGAAGCGTCGAGGAGGAGTTGAGGGCGTAGGAGACGCCCGTGATGTCGTCCCGTGCGGCGACGTACTGCTTGCCCTGCCACAGCGGCAGCACGGGGACGTCCTCGGCGACGGTGTCCTGAATCTCGGTCAGGGACTTGGTGGCGTTGAGCCGGTCGGCCTCGCGCCGGGACTCGGGGATCAGCGTGCGCTGGATCGTGCCGTTCGAGTACGGCGAGCCGAGGAAGTTGTCCTTGTCGAGGAAGGGCGCGAGGAAGTTGTCGGCGTCGGGGAAGTCGGGGAACCAGCCCATGCCGTAGACGTCGTACTGGCCCTTCCGCTCGGCGGGGCGGAAGGTCGCCCAGGGGTGGCCCTGGATGGTGACGTCGAACAGGCCGCTGCCGTTGAGCTGCTTCTGCAGGATCTCGAACTCCTGCTTGGTGGCCGAGCCGTAGTGGTCGGTGGTGTAGTGCAGCGTCAGCTTGACCGGGCCGGTGATGCCGGCCTTGGTGAGCAGTTCCTTCGCCTTGGCGGTGCTCGGGTTGCCGTACTTGTTGAAGAACGAGTTGGAGTGGCCGGTCAGGGTGGCCGGGACCATCGAGTACAGCGGCTCGGCCTGGGTGCCGTACACCTTGGAGACGACTTCGCCGCGGTTGATGACCTGGGCCATGGCCTGGCGGACGGCCTTGTTCTTCACGGTCGGCGCGTTGGTGTTGAAGGCCAGGTAGCGGATTTCCAGGCCGGGCATGTCGACCAGATCGACCTTGTCGTCGCCACCGCCGTCGAGCTTCTGGATCTGCGCCGGCGACATGGTGCGGGTCATGACGTCGATGTCGCCCTTGTCGATCGCGGTGCCCATGGCCTCCGCGCTGTCGTAGGAGCGCATCACGACCTTGTCGTTGTTCACCTTCACATAGCCCTTGTAGGAGGGGTTCTTGGTGAAGGTGGCGCTGACGATCACGTTGTCCTTGACGTCGGCCTTGAAGGTGTAGGGGCCGGAGCCGTCGACGTCGAAGCCGTCGCGCAGCTTGTCCTTCGCGTAGTCCTTGGGGTCGACGATGCCGGCGACCGGGGTGGACAGCTTGTACGGGAAGGTGGCGTCGGCCGTCTTGAGGTGGAAGATGACCTCGCGCTTGCCCTGGGTCTCGACGGTGTCGATGGTGTTCAGCAGGGCGGAGACACCGCTGTCGGCCTTCAGGCGCAGCGCCCGGTCGATGGAGTACTTGACGTCCTCGGCCGTGACGTCGTCGCCGCTCGCGAACTTCAGGCCGTCGCGCAGCTTGCAGGCGTAGCGCTCGCTGCCGCTGTCGGTGAAGCCGCAGCTCTCTGCGGCGTCCGGCACGGGCATGCCCTCGCCCCTGGGCTGGGTCATCAGGGTCTGCACGGTCTGGCGCAGGATGTTCCAGGTGCCGACGTCGTAGGCGTAGGCGGGGTCGACGGGCGCGGGGGCCTCGCTCGTGGCGGTGAACCGGTCCGTGGTACCCACGACGATGGCGTCGCCGCTCTTGCTCCCGCTGTCGGATCCGCCGCATGCGGCGAGAACCGGGGTGAGCAGGCCGGCCACTGCCGGCAGCACCAAAGTCTTGCGGTTCATGCGGGGGATTCTCCAGAGCTGTTCGTGTCCGTGTACCCGGCATGCATGGGTGGTGCGGCGGATCACGGGGGTTGCGGCGATGTTCTCGCGACGAGATTAGTCCGCGCTCGCAGGGCGGTTCACAGCCGTGTGAGCTGAGGCCCCATCACGCAGTGAAACCGGGTGCGGACAGACCGAAAACCCGACAGCGGCAGGATTAGTGCAGCGTCCCATCAATCGGGACACAAGGGCATGCCGATCCGCCCCGACCGGGGGTGTTCGGCACACTTGGACAGCGTTGTCGAGGCCTGCCGGCGTGGGGAACGTCACACTTCCAACTGGGTTGGGGGGTACCGGAATTCAGCCGGGCAGCCCGCTTCGAATTCCAGTTGGGTGTACTCCCCCAGATTTTTGTCCAAGCCGTCCAATGGACTTTGCACGCTGGGTGAACAACTAGCGCATTTCCGTCATCAGGCCGCGCAGAAATGCCAGGTCGACCTCTTCGAGGGAGGTCACGACGGTGCGCCGCTCGGCCGGGGCGATGGGCGCCACCGAGGGTACGGCGACGACCCGGCAGCCCGCGGCCTCGGCGGCCTCGACGCCGGTCGCGGTGTCCTCGATCACCGCGCAACGGGCCGGGTCGGCACGGAGGCCGGCGGCGGCGAGCAGATACGGGTCCGGGTACGGCTTGGTGCGCGACACTTCGTCGCCGGCCACGGTCAGGGCGAAGTGCTGGGGCCCGAGAAAGTCCAGCACGCGGTCGATGATGCGCCGGTGCGAGGCGGAGACCAGGGCGGTCGGGATCTCGTACTCGTAGAGCTCGGCGAGGAGCCGGGCGGAGCCCGGCATCAACGGCAGGGTGCGGCCGATGCGGTCCTCGAACCCTTCGTTGAGCAGGGTCGTGAGCTCGGCGAGGGTGATGTCGGCGCCGGTGGCCTCGATCAGGAAGCCCGCGCTGCGGGTCATGGGACCGCCGACCACGATGTGGCGCCAGGTGTCGTCCAGGGTGTGGCCGAGGGCCCCGAAGACCTCCACCTCCACGTCCCACCAGAAACCCTCGGTGTCCACCAGGGTGCCGTCCATGTCGAGGAGCACGGCCTGCAGGGCTGATCCTTCGGCCGTACGGGTTCCGAGCGCGGGAACCGTGCTGGTCATCCTGGCGCACCTCCTTGAGGGACGACCAGGCCGGTTCCCAGGAAGGAAACCGGCCTGCGGTGGACCGACCAGTGTACGACTTATCGGATCAGTGCGCTGTGCGGCACGCCTCACCGTGCATTGAAGTACTTCGCCTCCGGGTGGTGGATCACGATCGCGTCGGTGGACTGTTCCGGGTGCAGCTGGAACTCCTCGGACAGGTGGACGCCGATCCGCTCGGGTTCGAGGAGTGCGGCGATCTTGCCGCGGTCCTCCAGATCGGGGCAGGCGCCGTAGCCGAGGGAGAAGCGGGCGCCGCGGTACTTCAGGGCGAACATGTCCTCGATGCCGGCCGGGTCCTCGCCGGCGAAGCCGAGCTCGGCGCGGACACGGGCGTGCCAGTACTCGGCGAGCGCCTCCGCCAACTGCACGGACAGACCGTGCAGTTCGAGGTAGTCGCGGTAGGAGTTGGACTCGAAGAGCTTGGCCGTCTCCTCGCCGATGCGGGAGCCGACGGTGACGACCTGGAGGCCGACGACGTCCGTCTGGCCCGACTCCTCCGGGCGGAAGAAGTCGGCCAGGCACAGCCTGCGGCCGCGGCGCTGGCGCGGGAAGGTGAACCGGGTGCGTTCGTTGCCCCGCTCGTCCAGGATGATCAGGTCGTCGTCCTTGGACACGCACGGGAAGTAGCCGTAGACCACGGCGGCTTCCAGCAGGTTCTCGGTCTGGAGCCGGTCGAGCAGGCCGCGCAGGCGGGGGCGGCCCTCGGTCTCGACGAGTTCCTCGTAGGTCGGCCCCTCGCCGGTGCGGGCCTGCTTCAGGCCCCACTGGCCCTTGAACAGGGCGCCCTCGTCCAGCCAGCTCGCGTACTCCTTGAGCTGGATGCCCTTGATGACGCGGGTGTCCCAGAACGGCGGGGTCGGCACGGGGTTGTCGGTGGCGACGTCGGAGCGGACATGGCCCTCCTCGGGCCGCTCCTCGACCTGGACCGCGGCCGCCTGGCGGACCCGGCGCTGCTTCAGCTCGGGCAGCTGCGCGCCGGGCACGCCTCGCTTGACGCCGATCAGGGCGTCCATCAGACGCAGGCCCTCGAACGCGTCGCGGGCGTAGCGGACCTCGCCCTCATAGATCTCATGCAGGTCCTGCTCGACATACGCCCTGGTCAGGGCGGCGCCACCGAGGATGACCGGGAAGCGGGCGGCGAGGCCGCGCTGGTTCAGCTCCTCCAGGTTCTCCTTCATGATCACCGTGGACTTCACCAGGAGGCCGGACATGCCGATGACGTCGGCGCGGTGCTCCTCGGCGGCTTCCAGGATCGCGGAGACCGGCTGCTTGATGCCCAGGTTGACGACGTTGTAGCCGTTGTTGGACAGGATGATGTCGACGAGGTTCTTGCCGATGTCGTGCACGTCGCCGCGGACGGTGGCCAGCACGATGGTGCCCTTGCCCTCGGCGTCCGACTTCTCCATGTGCGGTTCGAGGTAGGCGACGGCGACCTTCATGACCTCGGCGGACTGCAGGACGAACGGCAGCTGCATCTGGCCGGAGCCGAACAGCTCGCCGACGACCTTCATCCCGTCCAGGAGGGTCTCGTTGACGATGTCGAGAGCGGGGCGGTCCTCGAGGGCCGCGTCCAGGTCGGCTTCCAGGCCGTTGCGCTCGCCGTCGATGATGCGGCGCTTGAGTCGCTCCTCCAGCGGGAGGGCGGCCAGCTCCTCGGCCTTGCCCGCCTTCAGGGACTTCGCGGTGGCGCCCTCGAAGAGCTGCATGAGCTTCTGGAGGGGGTCGTAGCCCTCGGCACGGCGGTCGTAGATCAGGTCGAGGGCGGTGGTGACCTGCTCCTCGTCGAAGCGGGCGATCGGCAGGATCTTGGAGGCGTGCACGATCGCCGAGTCCAGGCCGGCCTTGGCGCACTCGTCCAGGAAGACGGAGTTCAGCAGGATGCGGGCGGCCGGGTTGAGGCCGAAGGAGATGTTGGACAGGCCCAGGGTGGTCTGGACGGCCGGGTGCCGCTTCTTCAGCTCGCGGATCGCCTCGATGGTGGCGATGCCGTCCCCGCGGGACTCCTCCTGACCGGTGCAGATGGTGAAGGTCAGGGTGTCGATGAGGATGTCCTCCTCGCGGATGCCCCAGTTCCCGGTCAGGTCGTCGATCAGCCGTTCGGCGATCTCGACCTTCTTCTCGGGGGTGCGGGCCTGTCCCTCCTCGTCGATGGTCAGCGCGATCAGGGCGGCGCCGTGCTCCCGGGCCAGCTCGGTGACCTTGGCGAAACGGGACTCGGGCCCGTCGCCGTCCTCGTAGTTGACGGAGTTGATCACCGCGCGGCCGCCGAGCTTCTCCAGACCGGCGCGGATGACGTCGACCTCGGTGGAGTCGAGGACGATCGGCAGGGTGGAGGCGGTGGCGAAGCGGCCGGCCAGTTCCTCCATGTCGGCGACGCCGTCCCGGCCGACGTAGTCCACGCACAGGTCGAGCATGTGGGCGCCCTCGCGGATCTGCTCGCGGGCCATCTCCACACAGTCGTCCCAGCGGCCCTCCAGCATGGCCTCGCGGAACTTCTTGGAGCCGTTGGCGTTGGTGCGCTCACCGATGGCCAGGTAGGAGGTGTCCTGGCGGAACGGCACCGTCTGGTAGAGGGAGGCGGCGCCCGGCTCGGGCCGAGGCTCGCGCCCGGGCGGGGTGAGGCCCCGGACGCGCTCGACGACCTGGCGCAGGTGCTCGGGGGTGGTGCCGCAGCATCCGCCGACCAGCGAGAGGCCGTACTCGCGGACGAAGGTCTCCTGGGCGTCGGCCAGCTCGGGCGCGGTCAGCGGGTAGTGGGCGCCGTCCTTGCCGAGGACGGGCAGGCCCGCGTTTGGCATGCAGGACAGCGGGACACGGGCGTTGCGGGCGAGGTAGCGCAGGTGCTCGCTCATCTCGGCCGGGCCGGTGGCGCAGTTCAGGCCGATCATGTCGATGCCGAGCGGTTCCAGGGCGGTGAGGGCCGCGCCGATCTCGGAGCCGAGCAGCATGGTGCCGGTGGTCTCGACGGTCACCGACACGATCACCGGCACGTCCAGGCCGAGGGCGGCAAGGCCCCGGCGGGCGCCGAGGACGGACGCCTTGGTCTGCAGCAGGTCCTGGGTGGTCTCCACCAGCAGGGCGTCGGCGCCGCCGGCGACCAGGCCCTCGGCGTTGCGCTGGTAGGCGTCGCGCAGGGTGGTGTAGGGGGCGTGGCCGAGGGTGGGCAGCTTGGTGCCGGGGCCGATGGAGCCGAGGACCCAGCGGGGCCGGCCGTCCCGGGCGGTGAACTCGTCGGCGACCTCGCGGGCCACGCGGGCACCGGCCTCGGACAGTTCGTACACACGGTCCGCGATGTCGTACTCGCCGAGCGCGGAGTGGTTGGCGCCGAAGGTGTTGGTCTCGACGCAGTCGACGCCCACGGCGAAGTACGCCTCGTGGACGGAGCGGACGATGTCGGGGCGGGTGAGGTTGAGGATCTCGTTGCAGCCCTCGAGATGCTCGAAGTCCTCGAGTGTCGGTTCCTGGGCCTGGAGCATGGTGCCCATCGCTCCGTCGGCGACCACCACACGGGTGGCGAGCGCCTCTCGGAGCGCGGACGCACGGGTCCGGCTGTCGGCGGAAGGGGACGTTGGCAACGAGGCCATGAAGGGGCTCCCTGAGGTGCGACGGCTGTCGGCTATGCGGCTTCCCCGGCATGGGCCGGGCAAGGGGCACGGCGCCAGAGTAACCGGGAGTGGGCTTGGATGGGCATCGGCGTCCACGAGGCGGACGCGGGCGGCGAGTCCGGATGGCCGAGATGCCACGGGCGGGCCACGACCGATGTAACAGGTGTCGTCCGACCATTAGCGGGAGGTCGACATGGACCGGTAGTGTTCGACATTGCCGAACAGTGTGTTGCGCCATGCTGTTCGTCGACGGTCGAAGGGGACGGAGGCAGGACGCGGATGGCACGGAACATCCAGTCGCTCGAACGGGCGGCCGCGATGCTGCGACTGCTGGCGGGCGGAGAGCGACGGCTCGGTCTCTCGGACATCGCCTCGTCGCTGGGCCTCGCCAAGGGCACCGCCCACGGCATCCTGCGCACCCTCCAGCAGGAGGGGTTCGTCGAGCAGGACGACACCTCCGGCCGCTACCAGCTGGGCGCCGAGCTGCTGCGCCTCGGCACCACCTACCTGGACGTGCACGAACTGCGGGCACGGGCCCTGGTGTGGACCGACGACCTGGCGCGGGCCAGCGGGGAGAGCGTGTACCTGGGGGTCCTGCACCAGCAGGGCGTGCTGATCGTGCACCACGTCTTCCGGCCGGACGACAGCCGGCAGGTGCTGGAGATAGGAGCCATGCAGCCGCTGCACTCCACGGCGCTCGGCAAAGTGCTCTCGGCGTACGACCCGGTGGCGCACAGCGAGGCCCTGGAGGCCGACCGCAAGCCGTTCACGGACCGCACGGTGTGCGACATGACGGACTTCGAGCACCTCCTCGACATCACACGCGCGCGTGGGTACGCGGCGGACGTGGAGGAGACCTGGGAGGGCGTGGCCTCGGTGGCCGCGCCCATTCACGACCGGCGCCGCATGCCCGTGGGCGCGGTCGGCATCACGGGCGCGGTGGAACGGCTGTGCCGTGACGGGGAGCTGCGCCCCGAGCTGATCGCCGCGGTGCGCGACTGCGCCCGCGCGGTCTCCCGGGACCTGGGCGCCGGGCGGTTCTGAGCGGCTCCCGACCGGGGCCGATCCATAACGGTGACGAGCGGTGACGACCGGGACGCAAGGCGGCGTCCCGGTTCTCGCCCTACCCTGAAATGGACATATCGGGTGATAAGGCACGTGAGCGCGCAAAGAACAATAGCTGGCAGCGATCAATAACGATCCTGTTTTCGATAACAGAACTCTTGACGCACGCGTAACGCCGAAGCAAGACTCCCGTCCATCGGTCGGCATTGTCGAACACCTACCGGCAATACGCGCTAGAGTGTGACAACGCCAAGGGCCAGCACATCGCTCTCACCCCCGAGGGCAGCTCGAACTCCCGGAGGGACCCGGGGTTCGGTCCCCTGGACGAAGGACAAAGGAGTCGCGGGTGTCCAGCTCCGACATCTTCATCGGCGAGACCATCGGTACCGCCATACTCATCCTGCTCGGCGGAGGCGTCTGCGCCGCCGTGACCCTGAAGGCCTCCAAGGCCCGTAACGCCGGTTGGCTCGCCATCACCTTCGGGTGGGGCTTCGCCGTTCTGACGGCCGTCTACACCTCGGCGCCGCTGTCCGGCGCCCATCTGAATCCGGCCGTGACACTCGCGCTCGCGATCAAGGACAAGGACTTCAGCAACCTCCCCACCTACTGGGGCGGCCAGCTGCTCGGCGCCATGATCGGCGCGGCCCTGGTCTGGGTGGCCTACTACGGCCAGTTCCACGCGCACCTGACCGACAAGGAGATCGTCGGCGGTCCGGGCGCGCAGGCGACGGCGGCCAAGGCCGTCGAGGCCCAGGAGAAGGGCGCCGGCCCGGTCCTGGGCATCTTCTCCACCGGTCCCGAGATCCGGAACGCGGTGCAGAACCTCCTCACCGAGATCATCGGCACCGTGGTGCTGGTGCTCGCCGTCCTCACGCAGGGCCTGAACGACAAGGGCAACGGCCTGGGCACCCTGGGCGCCCTGATCACCTCGCTGGTCGTCGTGTCCATCGGCCTCTCGCTCGGCGGCCCCACGGGCTACGCGATCAACCCGGCCCGTGACCTGGGTCCGCGCCTCGTGCACGCCCTGCTGCCGCTGCCCAACAAGGGCGGTTCCGACTGGAGCTACGCCTGGATCCCGGTGGTCGGTCCGCTGCTCGGCGGCGCGATCGCCGCAGGCATCTACAACGTCGCCTTTGCCTAGGAAGCAACGAGTCCTCGAGCACGCGCCGTACGTACAGCTTCATCACCACGGATCTTTCAGGAGCACACAGTGACCGACGCCCACACCGCAGGCCCGTTCATCGCGGCGATCGACCAGGGCACGACCTCCTCGCGCTGCATCGTCTTCGACAAGGACGGCCGGATCGTCTCCGTCGACCAGAAGGAGCACGAGCAGATCTTCCCGAAGCCGGGCTGGGTCGAGCACAACGCCAACGAGATCTGGACCAACGTCCAGGAAGTCGTCGCCGGAGCCATCCAGAAGGCCGGCATCACGCGTGACGACATCAAGGCCATCGGCATCACCAACCAGCGCGAGACCACCGTGCTGTGGGACAAGAACACCGGTGAGCCCGTCCACAACGCCCTCGTCTGGCAGGACACCCGCACCGACTCCCTCTGCCGGGAGCTCGGCCGCAACGTCGGCCAGGACCGCTTCCGCCGCGAGACCGGTCTGCCGCTCGCGTCGTACTTCTCCGGTCCGAAGGCCCGCTGGCTGCTCGACAACGTCGAGGGCCTGCGCGAGCGCGCCGAGGCGGGCGACATCCTCTTCGGCACGATGGACACCTGGGTCATCTGGAACCTGACCGGCGGTGTCAACGGCGGCAAGCACGTCACCGACGTCACCAACGCCTCCCGCACCCTTCTCATGAACCTGCACACGATGCAGTGGGACGAGAAGATCGCCGAGTCGATCGGCGTGCCGCTGCGGATCATGCCCGAGATCCGGTCCTCCGCCGAGGTCTACGGCGAGGTCACCGGCGGCAGGCTGGGCGACCTGCTCGGCGGCATCCCGGTGGCCTCCGCGCTCGGCGACCAGCAGGCGGCCCTGTTCGGCCAGACCTGCTTCTCCGAGGGCGAGACCAAGTCCACCTACGGCACCGGCACCTTCATGGTGATGAACACCGGTGACAAGATCATCAACTCCTACGCGGGCCTGCTGACCACGGTCGGCTACAAGATCGGCGACCAGCCGACCGTGTACGCCCTGGAGGGCTCGATCGCCGTCACCGGCTCCCTGGTGCAGTGGATGCGCGACCAGATGGGCCTGATCTCCACCGCCGCCGAGATCGAGACGCTCGCGCTCTCGGTCGAGGACAACGGCGGCGCCTACTTCGTACCGGCCTTCTCCGGTCTGTTCGCCCCGCACTGGCGCTCCGACGCCCGCGGTGTGATCGCCGGCCTGACCCGGTACGTCACCAAGGCGCACCTCGCGCGCGCCGTCCTGGAGGCGACCGCGTGGCAGACGCGGGAGATCGCCGACGCCATGGTCAAG is a genomic window of Streptomyces griseochromogenes containing:
- a CDS encoding MIP/aquaporin family protein; this translates as MSSSDIFIGETIGTAILILLGGGVCAAVTLKASKARNAGWLAITFGWGFAVLTAVYTSAPLSGAHLNPAVTLALAIKDKDFSNLPTYWGGQLLGAMIGAALVWVAYYGQFHAHLTDKEIVGGPGAQATAAKAVEAQEKGAGPVLGIFSTGPEIRNAVQNLLTEIIGTVVLVLAVLTQGLNDKGNGLGTLGALITSLVVVSIGLSLGGPTGYAINPARDLGPRLVHALLPLPNKGGSDWSYAWIPVVGPLLGGAIAAGIYNVAFA
- the glpK gene encoding glycerol kinase GlpK, yielding MTDAHTAGPFIAAIDQGTTSSRCIVFDKDGRIVSVDQKEHEQIFPKPGWVEHNANEIWTNVQEVVAGAIQKAGITRDDIKAIGITNQRETTVLWDKNTGEPVHNALVWQDTRTDSLCRELGRNVGQDRFRRETGLPLASYFSGPKARWLLDNVEGLRERAEAGDILFGTMDTWVIWNLTGGVNGGKHVTDVTNASRTLLMNLHTMQWDEKIAESIGVPLRIMPEIRSSAEVYGEVTGGRLGDLLGGIPVASALGDQQAALFGQTCFSEGETKSTYGTGTFMVMNTGDKIINSYAGLLTTVGYKIGDQPTVYALEGSIAVTGSLVQWMRDQMGLISTAAEIETLALSVEDNGGAYFVPAFSGLFAPHWRSDARGVIAGLTRYVTKAHLARAVLEATAWQTREIADAMVKDSGDELVALKVDGGMTSNNLLMQTLSDVLDAPVVRPMVAETTCLGAAYAAGLAVGFWSSTDELRANWRRAAEWTPQMDADTRDREYKNWLKAVDRTMGWIEDED